A genomic region of Anopheles coustani chromosome 3, idAnoCousDA_361_x.2, whole genome shotgun sequence contains the following coding sequences:
- the LOC131259988 gene encoding putative serine protease K12H4.7, with protein MKFPLVLVCLSALAGVCVVGQQTDGPRARSVWERMHREPPVHGGASGVKKAAEVTTKYIMQPLDHFDAQNVYTWSMRYMENAEHYKPGGPLFIYVGGEWEISAGSISRGHTYDMAKELGGYLFYTEHRYYGKSHPTVDVRTDKLKYLNIDQALADLARFVVEQRKTIPGAQESGVIMVGGSYSATMVTWFRQKYPHLVNGAWASSAPVFAKMEFTEYKEVVSESIRLVGGANCANRIERGIKQVEELLENGDYTRVASEFRLCSDVDLENPLDRMNFFSSISDEFAGVVQYHSTGDIERVCSVIEDETSTGEMEALAKYVTQGLRDSGCNNYGYKAMVDYYKLTAWDSGAATSSMRQWLYQTCAEYGWYQISGSSDQIFGSSFPVDLFVELCKDLYDGFFDKTRMEENVERVNVLYGGWNPEVTNVFFTHGHLDPWRAMGIQEDLNDQSPAVVIPGVAHCADLSSLSPQDSEEMRAVKEKILELVKKWLA; from the exons ATGAAGTTTCCTCTGGTGCTGGTGTGCCTGTCGGCCCTGGCCGGTGTTTGTGTGGTAGGACAGCAAACGGATGGCCCAAGAGCTCGCTCGGTTTGGGAGCGTATGCACCGTGAACCGCCGGTCCACGGTGGGGCTTCCGGCGTAAAGAAAGCGGCTGAAGTGACCACCAAGTACATCATGCAGCCTTTGGATCATTTCGACGCACAGAACGTGTACACCTGGTCAATG CGCTATATGGAAAACGCTGAGCACTATAAACCCGGTGGCCCACTGTTCATCTACGTCGGTGGCGAATGGGAAATCTCCGCAGGAAGTATCTCGCGAGGACACACGTACGATATGGCCAAAGAGCTAGGAGGATACCTGTTCTACACCGAGCACCGGTATTACGGCAAGAGCCATCCGACTGT CGACGTGCGGACCGATAAGCTGAAGTACTTGAACATTGACCAGGCTCTCGCGGATTTGGCGCGCTTCGTCGTGGAGCAGCGCAAGACGATTCCGGGTGCCCAGGAGTCGGGAGTGATCATGGTGGGCGGCTCGTACTCGGCAACGATGGTGACCTGGTTCCGTCAGAAATACCCACATCTGGTCAACGGTGCGTGGGCTTCGAGTGCACCGGTCTTTGCTAAGATGGAGTTTACCG AATACAAAGAAGTCGTGAGCGAAAGTATCCGGCTAGTTGGAGGAGCCAACTGTGCCAATCGCATCGAACGCGGCATCAAACAGGTTGAGGAACTGCTTGAAAATGGCGATTACACGCGCGTTGCCTCTGAGTTCCGGCTGTGCAGTGATGTCGATCTTGAAAACCCCCTTGATCGGATGAACTTCTTCAGCAGCATCTCGGACGAGTTTGCCGGTGTTGTGCAGTATCATTCGACGGGCGACATCGAGAGAGTCTGCAGCGTAATTGAGGATGAGACTAGCACTGGAGAAATGGAGGCACTTGCGAAGTATGTCACGCAGGGCTTGCGAGATAGCGGATGCAACAACTATGGATACAAAGCTATGGTGGATTATTACAAACTTACGGCCTGGGACAGTGGAGCCGCCACGAGTTCGA TGCGCCAGTGGTTGTACCAGACCTGTGCTGAATATGGATGGTACCAAATCTCGGGTTCCTCGGATCAAATCTTCGGATCGAGCTTCCCCGTCGACCTTTTCGTCGAGCTGTGCAAAGATCTCTATGATGGATT CTTCGATAAAACTCGAATGGAGGAAAACGTCGAACGTGTCAACGTCCTCTACGGGGGTTGGAATCCGGAAGTGACGAATGTATTTTTCACACACGGCCATCTAGATCCATGGCGTGCGATGGGCATTCAGGAAGATCTGAACGATCAATCGCCTGCCGTTGTGATTCCTG GTGTTGCCCACTGTGCTGATTTGAGCTCCCTGTCGCCTCAGGATTCCGAGGAAATGCGTGCAGTAAAGGAAAAGATATTGGAGCTGGTGAAAAAGTGGTTGGCTTAA